The following are encoded together in the Hippoglossus stenolepis isolate QCI-W04-F060 chromosome 12, HSTE1.2, whole genome shotgun sequence genome:
- the LOC118119230 gene encoding sprouty-related, EVH1 domain-containing protein 2 — MIEETHPNDDSYIVRVKAVVMTRDDSSGGWLAQDGGALSRVGVCRLLPPELAPVPASCSSQFLIRGERLRDKQVILDCPLRKDLVYTIATPTFHHWRVEDRKCGLSFQGPADARAFDRGVRKAIEDLAEGSTTSSTALQNEGELGDDDVFTNTTDSSSNSSQKLESSLQPLESSPLPQRHKCVMGHRHDLHDPYRLSDHYFLDQPLSRLPRHVTFQEDEEIVRINPRERSWERTTERHYGRQSDRPWLGGYEDYRHATVRDKFIQMDESESYVHFAKTESQKHDYTYPLAPALSPSDSDPALGPLTNKGHCGSYRHGFSSVVHNQPRSFLPSSSPSTNGGKGRKEDGVERSQCEHCGEAFYISDNRRGRCQDAPDPVRACVRRVSCMWLADTMLYHCMSDPEGDYSDPCSCDGGEGGGGGRFGTRWLALLGLSLVAPCLCLYPPLHACHRAGLTCGCCGGRHKAVS, encoded by the exons tGACAGCTACATCGTGCGTGTGAAAGCGGTGGTGATGACGCGGGACGACTCGAGCGGCGGCTGGCTGGCCCAGGACGGGGGCGCTCTGAGCAGGGTGGGGGTGTGCCGCCTCCTGCCGCCGGAGCTGGCCCCCGTGCcggcctcctgcagctcccagTTCCTCATCCGCGGTGAGCGGCTACGGGACAAACAG GTGATCCTGGACTGTCCCCTGAGGAAGGACCTGGTGTACACCATAGCAACGCCCACGTTTCATCACTGGAGGGTGGAGGACAGGAAGTGCGGCCTGTCCTTCCAGGGTCCAGCCGATGCCAGGGCTTTCGACAGGGGGGTGCGGAAAGCCATCGAGGACCTGGCAGAAG gctccaccacctcctctacAGCACTCCAGAACGAGGGCGAGCTGGGGGACGACGACGTCTTCACC AACACCACAGACAGCTCATCCAACTCCTCCCAGAAACTGGAGAGCTCCCTGCAGCCGCTCGAGTCCTCGCCCCTTCCGCAGAGACACAAGTGCGTGATGGGACATCGCCACGACCTCCACGACCCCTACCGGCTCTCAGACCACTACTTCTTGGACCAG cccTTGTCTCGGCTTCCTCGCCACGTCACTTTCCAGGAGGACGAGGAAATCGTCCGTATCAACCCTCGGGAGCGCAGCTGGGAGCGAACCACAGAGCGCCACTATGGACGCCAGTCGGACCGCCCCTGGCTTGGGGGCTACGAGGACTACCGCCACGCCACCGTGCGGGACAAGTTCATCCAGATGGACGAGTCAGAGTCCTACGTCCACTTCGCCAAGACCGAGTCGCAGAAGCACGACTACACGTACCCTCTGGCACCGGCCCTGTCGCCATCAGACTCTGACCCCGCACTCGGACCCTTGACCAATAAGGGCCATTGTGGCTCATATCGCCACGGCTTCTCCTCGGTTGTGCATAACCAGCCCCGCTCTTTCCTCCCGAGCTCGTCCCCGTCCACCAACGGCGGGAAGGGTCGGAAGGAGGACGGGGTGGAGCGCTCACAGTGCGAGCACTGCGGCGAGGCGTTTTACATCTCAGACAACCGAAGGGGGCGGTGCCAGGATGCTCCGGACCCTGTGCGGGCGTGCGTCCGGCGGGTCAGCTGCATGTGGCTGGCAGACACCATGCTCTACCACTGCATGTCCGACCCGGAGGGGGACTACTCAGACCCCTGCTCCTGTGACGGGGGCGAGGGCGGCGGGGGAGGCCGGTTCGGTACACGCTGGTTAGCGCTGCTGGGCTTGTCTCTGGTGGCGCCCTGCCTCTGCCTCTACCCGCCGCTCCACGCCTGCCACCGGGCGGGGCTCACGTGCGGGTGCTGCGGAGGCCGACACAAAGCAGTGAGCTGA